One window from the genome of Oncorhynchus gorbuscha isolate QuinsamMale2020 ecotype Even-year linkage group LG14, OgorEven_v1.0, whole genome shotgun sequence encodes:
- the LOC123994529 gene encoding gelsolin-like isoform X1: MAHHPEFKRAGKKPGLQVWRVESLDLVAVPESLYGGFYSGDAYLVLNTIKQCSGHLQYDLHFWQGDDCTQDESGAAAIFTIQLDDYLGGKPIQYREVQGYESRTFSGYFKTGLKYMKGGVASGFKHVVSNEVKVQRMLQVRGRRVVRATEVAVSWDSFNQGDIFILDLGNEVYQWCGSKANNFEKLKATQVSKDIRDNERCGRAELYICDEGAECEKMLEILGPKPDLPEAKADDTNTDVSNRKLAKLYKVSNGDMGIDMVSSENPFSQNALESSDCFILDNGPNGRIFVWKGKDANKEERSAVMSAAEQFITKMGYPKHTQIQILPENGETPLFKQFFKIWCDADHTVGLGTAYVSNKIAKIKKVPFDASTLHHSDAMAAQHGMVDEGNGEKQIWRIEGADKVPVEPSTYGRFYGGDSYIILYNYQHGGRNGQVIYIWQGVDSSQDEIGASAILAAQLDDELGGGAVQVRVIQGKEPAHLMSLFGGQPMVVHQGGTSREGGQAQAADTQLFQVRSNPAGCTRAIEVDAAASNLNSNDVFVLVTPASSFIWVGKGTSDSEKHGAQKLSDRLGVSASELAEGEEAEDFWDALGGKADYRTSARLKNKMDVHPPRLFACSNKTGQFVIEEVPGEMTQEDLAPDDVMLLDTWEQVTSRGIVKVQPEPRSVAEHCRNAMKRTKVISYSTSLFGSEVKLMRRRRQRVLPQVSNAVRYIETDPTKRDSSTPIVKLKQGHEPPTFTGWFLGWDHGYWSSDPLERAMAGLHV, encoded by the exons ATGGCGCACCATCCTGAGTTTAAGAGGGCCGGGAAGAAGCCTGGCCTCCAGGTGTGGAGAGTTGAGAGTCTGGACCTGGTGGCTGTGCCAGAGAGTCTGTACGGCGGGTTCTACTCAGGGGACGCATACCTTGTTCTTAATACCATTAAGCAATGTTCTGGGCATCTACAGTATGACCTTCACTTCTGGCAAG GAGATGACTGTACACAAGATGAGAGTGGAGCAGCAGCCATTTTTACCATCCAATTAGATGACTACCTGGGTGGCAAACCTATTCAGTACCGTGAGGTGCAGGGTTACGAGTCAAGAACATTTTCAGGCTACTTCAAAACTGGACTGAAGTACATG AAAGGGGGTGTGGCTTCAGGGTTCAAGCATGTGGTGTCCAATGAGGTTAAGGTGCAGCGTATGCTCCAGGTCAGGGGTCGGCGTGTGGTTCGAGCCACAGAGGTAGCAGTCAGTTGGGACAGCTTCAACCAGGGAGACATCTTTATCCTCGACCTGGGCAAC GAGGTCTATCAATGGTGTGGTTCCAAGGCCAATAACTTTGAGAAGCTGAAGGCCACTCAGGTGTCAAAGGATATCCGTGACAATGAACGATGTGGGCGGGCTGAGTTGTACATATGTGACGAGGGGGCAGAATGTGAGAAGATGCTGGAG ATTCTTGGACCCAAACCCGATTTGCCTGAGGCAAAAGCAGATGACACAAATACAGACGTGTCCAATAGAAAGCTGGCGAAATTATACAAG gTGTCTAATGGGGATATGGGCATTGATATGGTATCATCGGAGAACCCGTTTTCACAGAATGCCCTGGAGTCAAGTGATTGCTTTATCTTGGACAATGGCCCCAATGGCAGGATCTTTGTCTGGAAAG GTAAGGACGCTAACAAAGAGGAGAGAAGTGCAGTGATGAGTGCTGCCGAACAGTTTATCACAAAGATGGGCTACCCGAAACACACCCAGATCCAGATCCTACCTGAGAATGGGGAGACCCCTCTGTTCAAGCAGTTCTTCAAAATCTGGTGTGACGCGGACCATACAGTGGGGTTGGGAACCGCCTACGTGTCCAACAAAATCGCCAAGATCAAGAAGGTGCCCTTCGATGCTTCCACTCTCCATCACTCGGATGCCATGGCGGCTCAGCATGGGATGGTGGacgaggggaatggagagaagcAG ATCTGGCGTATTGAGGGAGCTGACAAGGTGCCTGTGGAGCCCTCCACTTACGGACGATTCTATGGGGGAGACAGCTACATCATCCTCTACAACTACCAGCATGGAGGCCGTAACGGACAGGTCATCTACATATG GCAAGGAGTGGATTCTAGCCAGGATGAAATTGGTGCCTCGGCCATCTTGGCTGCTCAGCTGGATGACGAGTTGGGAGGAGGGGCAGTACAG GTGCGGGTGATCCAGGGTAAGGAGCCTGCCCACCTCATGAGTCTTTTCGGGGGGCAGCCGATGGTAGTGCACCAGGGTGGTACCTCCAGAGAGGGTGGCCAGGCCCAGGCTGCAGACACACAGCTGTTCCAGGTGCGGTCCAACCCTGCTGGCTGCACACGTGCCATAGAG GTTGATGCTGCTGCCTCAAATCTGAACTCCAACGATGTCTTTGTGCTGGTGACCCCGGCATCCTCCTTCATATGGGTGGGAAAGGGGACAAGTGACAGTGAGAAACATGGAGCTCAAAAGCTAAGTGACCGTCTAGGGGTCTCAGCCTCAGAGCTGGCCGAGGGTGAAGAAGCAG aGGACTTTTGGGATGCTCTGGGAGGCAAAGCAGACTACCGTACCTCAGCCAGACTGAAAAACAAAATGGACGTTCATCCACCACGCCTGTTTGCCTGCTCCAACAAAACTGGCCAGTTCGTT ATTGAAGAGGTGCCTGGGGAGATGACACAAGAAGACCTGGCCCCAGATGATGTCATGCTCTTGGACACCTGGGAACAGGTGACTAGTAGAGGGATTGTCAAGGTGCAGCCAGAGCCACGTTCAGTAGCCGAACATTGTAGAAATGCCATGAAAAGAACCAAAGTGATTTCTTATTCCAC ATCTTTGTTTGGATCGGAGGTGAAGCTCAtgaggaggagaagacagagggtaTTGCCTCAGGTAAGCAATG CTGTTCGTTACATAGAGACAGACCCTACCAAGCGGGACAGCAGTACACCCATAGTGAAGTTAAAGCAAGGTCATGAGCCTCCTACGTTCACTGGCTGGTTCTTGGGCTGGGACCATGGGTACTGGAGCAGTGATCCCCTTGAAAGGGCCATGGCTGGTCTGCATGTCTGA
- the LOC123994529 gene encoding gelsolin-like isoform X2, whose translation MAHHPEFKRAGKKPGLQVWRVESLDLVAVPESLYGGFYSGDAYLVLNTIKQCSGHLQYDLHFWQGDDCTQDESGAAAIFTIQLDDYLGGKPIQYREVQGYESRTFSGYFKTGLKYMKGGVASGFKHVVSNEVKVQRMLQVRGRRVVRATEVAVSWDSFNQGDIFILDLGNEVYQWCGSKANNFEKLKATQVSKDIRDNERCGRAELYICDEGAECEKMLEILGPKPDLPEAKADDTNTDVSNRKLAKLYKVSNGDMGIDMVSSENPFSQNALESSDCFILDNGPNGRIFVWKGKDANKEERSAVMSAAEQFITKMGYPKHTQIQILPENGETPLFKQFFKIWCDADHTVGLGTAYVSNKIAKIKKVPFDASTLHHSDAMAAQHGMVDEGNGEKQIWRIEGADKVPVEPSTYGRFYGGDSYIILYNYQHGGRNGQVIYIWQGVDSSQDEIGASAILAAQLDDELGGGAVQVRVIQGKEPAHLMSLFGGQPMVVHQGGTSREGGQAQAADTQLFQVRSNPAGCTRAIEVDAAASNLNSNDVFVLVTPASSFIWVGKGTSDSEKHGAQKLSDRLGVSASELAEGEEAEDFWDALGGKADYRTSARLKNKMDVHPPRLFACSNKTGQFVIEEVPGEMTQEDLAPDDVMLLDTWEQIFVWIGGEAHEEEKTEGIASAVRYIETDPTKRDSSTPIVKLKQGHEPPTFTGWFLGWDHGYWSSDPLERAMAGLHV comes from the exons ATGGCGCACCATCCTGAGTTTAAGAGGGCCGGGAAGAAGCCTGGCCTCCAGGTGTGGAGAGTTGAGAGTCTGGACCTGGTGGCTGTGCCAGAGAGTCTGTACGGCGGGTTCTACTCAGGGGACGCATACCTTGTTCTTAATACCATTAAGCAATGTTCTGGGCATCTACAGTATGACCTTCACTTCTGGCAAG GAGATGACTGTACACAAGATGAGAGTGGAGCAGCAGCCATTTTTACCATCCAATTAGATGACTACCTGGGTGGCAAACCTATTCAGTACCGTGAGGTGCAGGGTTACGAGTCAAGAACATTTTCAGGCTACTTCAAAACTGGACTGAAGTACATG AAAGGGGGTGTGGCTTCAGGGTTCAAGCATGTGGTGTCCAATGAGGTTAAGGTGCAGCGTATGCTCCAGGTCAGGGGTCGGCGTGTGGTTCGAGCCACAGAGGTAGCAGTCAGTTGGGACAGCTTCAACCAGGGAGACATCTTTATCCTCGACCTGGGCAAC GAGGTCTATCAATGGTGTGGTTCCAAGGCCAATAACTTTGAGAAGCTGAAGGCCACTCAGGTGTCAAAGGATATCCGTGACAATGAACGATGTGGGCGGGCTGAGTTGTACATATGTGACGAGGGGGCAGAATGTGAGAAGATGCTGGAG ATTCTTGGACCCAAACCCGATTTGCCTGAGGCAAAAGCAGATGACACAAATACAGACGTGTCCAATAGAAAGCTGGCGAAATTATACAAG gTGTCTAATGGGGATATGGGCATTGATATGGTATCATCGGAGAACCCGTTTTCACAGAATGCCCTGGAGTCAAGTGATTGCTTTATCTTGGACAATGGCCCCAATGGCAGGATCTTTGTCTGGAAAG GTAAGGACGCTAACAAAGAGGAGAGAAGTGCAGTGATGAGTGCTGCCGAACAGTTTATCACAAAGATGGGCTACCCGAAACACACCCAGATCCAGATCCTACCTGAGAATGGGGAGACCCCTCTGTTCAAGCAGTTCTTCAAAATCTGGTGTGACGCGGACCATACAGTGGGGTTGGGAACCGCCTACGTGTCCAACAAAATCGCCAAGATCAAGAAGGTGCCCTTCGATGCTTCCACTCTCCATCACTCGGATGCCATGGCGGCTCAGCATGGGATGGTGGacgaggggaatggagagaagcAG ATCTGGCGTATTGAGGGAGCTGACAAGGTGCCTGTGGAGCCCTCCACTTACGGACGATTCTATGGGGGAGACAGCTACATCATCCTCTACAACTACCAGCATGGAGGCCGTAACGGACAGGTCATCTACATATG GCAAGGAGTGGATTCTAGCCAGGATGAAATTGGTGCCTCGGCCATCTTGGCTGCTCAGCTGGATGACGAGTTGGGAGGAGGGGCAGTACAG GTGCGGGTGATCCAGGGTAAGGAGCCTGCCCACCTCATGAGTCTTTTCGGGGGGCAGCCGATGGTAGTGCACCAGGGTGGTACCTCCAGAGAGGGTGGCCAGGCCCAGGCTGCAGACACACAGCTGTTCCAGGTGCGGTCCAACCCTGCTGGCTGCACACGTGCCATAGAG GTTGATGCTGCTGCCTCAAATCTGAACTCCAACGATGTCTTTGTGCTGGTGACCCCGGCATCCTCCTTCATATGGGTGGGAAAGGGGACAAGTGACAGTGAGAAACATGGAGCTCAAAAGCTAAGTGACCGTCTAGGGGTCTCAGCCTCAGAGCTGGCCGAGGGTGAAGAAGCAG aGGACTTTTGGGATGCTCTGGGAGGCAAAGCAGACTACCGTACCTCAGCCAGACTGAAAAACAAAATGGACGTTCATCCACCACGCCTGTTTGCCTGCTCCAACAAAACTGGCCAGTTCGTT ATTGAAGAGGTGCCTGGGGAGATGACACAAGAAGACCTGGCCCCAGATGATGTCATGCTCTTGGACACCTGGGAACAG ATCTTTGTTTGGATCGGAGGTGAAGCTCAtgaggaggagaagacagagggtaTTGCCTCAG CTGTTCGTTACATAGAGACAGACCCTACCAAGCGGGACAGCAGTACACCCATAGTGAAGTTAAAGCAAGGTCATGAGCCTCCTACGTTCACTGGCTGGTTCTTGGGCTGGGACCATGGGTACTGGAGCAGTGATCCCCTTGAAAGGGCCATGGCTGGTCTGCATGTCTGA
- the LOC123994529 gene encoding gelsolin-like isoform X4, translating into MAHHPEFKRAGKKPGLQVWRVESLDLVAVPESLYGGFYSGDAYLVLNTIKQCSGHLQYDLHFWQGDDCTQDESGAAAIFTIQLDDYLGGKPIQYREVQGYESRTFSGYFKTGLKYMKGGVASGFKHVVSNEVKVQRMLQVRGRRVVRATEVAVSWDSFNQGDIFILDLGNEVYQWCGSKANNFEKLKATQVSKDIRDNERCGRAELYICDEGAECEKMLEILGPKPDLPEAKADDTNTDVSNRKLAKLYKVSNGDMGIDMVSSENPFSQNALESSDCFILDNGPNGRIFVWKGKDANKEERSAVMSAAEQFITKMGYPKHTQIQILPENGETPLFKQFFKIWCDADHTVGLGTAYVSNKIAKIKKVPFDASTLHHSDAMAAQHGMVDEGNGEKQIWRIEGADKVPVEPSTYGRFYGGDSYIILYNYQHGGRNGQVIYIWQGVDSSQDEIGASAILAAQLDDELGGGAVQVRVIQGKEPAHLMSLFGGQPMVVHQGGTSREGGQAQAADTQLFQVRSNPAGCTRAIEVDAAASNLNSNDVFVLVTPASSFIWVGKGTSDSEKHGAQKLSDRLGVSASELAEGEEAEDFWDALGGKADYRTSARLKNKMDVHPPRLFACSNKTGQFVIEEVPGEMTQEDLAPDDVMLLDTWEQIFVWIGGEAHEEEKTEGIASGKQCCSLHRDRPYQAGQQYTHSEVKARS; encoded by the exons ATGGCGCACCATCCTGAGTTTAAGAGGGCCGGGAAGAAGCCTGGCCTCCAGGTGTGGAGAGTTGAGAGTCTGGACCTGGTGGCTGTGCCAGAGAGTCTGTACGGCGGGTTCTACTCAGGGGACGCATACCTTGTTCTTAATACCATTAAGCAATGTTCTGGGCATCTACAGTATGACCTTCACTTCTGGCAAG GAGATGACTGTACACAAGATGAGAGTGGAGCAGCAGCCATTTTTACCATCCAATTAGATGACTACCTGGGTGGCAAACCTATTCAGTACCGTGAGGTGCAGGGTTACGAGTCAAGAACATTTTCAGGCTACTTCAAAACTGGACTGAAGTACATG AAAGGGGGTGTGGCTTCAGGGTTCAAGCATGTGGTGTCCAATGAGGTTAAGGTGCAGCGTATGCTCCAGGTCAGGGGTCGGCGTGTGGTTCGAGCCACAGAGGTAGCAGTCAGTTGGGACAGCTTCAACCAGGGAGACATCTTTATCCTCGACCTGGGCAAC GAGGTCTATCAATGGTGTGGTTCCAAGGCCAATAACTTTGAGAAGCTGAAGGCCACTCAGGTGTCAAAGGATATCCGTGACAATGAACGATGTGGGCGGGCTGAGTTGTACATATGTGACGAGGGGGCAGAATGTGAGAAGATGCTGGAG ATTCTTGGACCCAAACCCGATTTGCCTGAGGCAAAAGCAGATGACACAAATACAGACGTGTCCAATAGAAAGCTGGCGAAATTATACAAG gTGTCTAATGGGGATATGGGCATTGATATGGTATCATCGGAGAACCCGTTTTCACAGAATGCCCTGGAGTCAAGTGATTGCTTTATCTTGGACAATGGCCCCAATGGCAGGATCTTTGTCTGGAAAG GTAAGGACGCTAACAAAGAGGAGAGAAGTGCAGTGATGAGTGCTGCCGAACAGTTTATCACAAAGATGGGCTACCCGAAACACACCCAGATCCAGATCCTACCTGAGAATGGGGAGACCCCTCTGTTCAAGCAGTTCTTCAAAATCTGGTGTGACGCGGACCATACAGTGGGGTTGGGAACCGCCTACGTGTCCAACAAAATCGCCAAGATCAAGAAGGTGCCCTTCGATGCTTCCACTCTCCATCACTCGGATGCCATGGCGGCTCAGCATGGGATGGTGGacgaggggaatggagagaagcAG ATCTGGCGTATTGAGGGAGCTGACAAGGTGCCTGTGGAGCCCTCCACTTACGGACGATTCTATGGGGGAGACAGCTACATCATCCTCTACAACTACCAGCATGGAGGCCGTAACGGACAGGTCATCTACATATG GCAAGGAGTGGATTCTAGCCAGGATGAAATTGGTGCCTCGGCCATCTTGGCTGCTCAGCTGGATGACGAGTTGGGAGGAGGGGCAGTACAG GTGCGGGTGATCCAGGGTAAGGAGCCTGCCCACCTCATGAGTCTTTTCGGGGGGCAGCCGATGGTAGTGCACCAGGGTGGTACCTCCAGAGAGGGTGGCCAGGCCCAGGCTGCAGACACACAGCTGTTCCAGGTGCGGTCCAACCCTGCTGGCTGCACACGTGCCATAGAG GTTGATGCTGCTGCCTCAAATCTGAACTCCAACGATGTCTTTGTGCTGGTGACCCCGGCATCCTCCTTCATATGGGTGGGAAAGGGGACAAGTGACAGTGAGAAACATGGAGCTCAAAAGCTAAGTGACCGTCTAGGGGTCTCAGCCTCAGAGCTGGCCGAGGGTGAAGAAGCAG aGGACTTTTGGGATGCTCTGGGAGGCAAAGCAGACTACCGTACCTCAGCCAGACTGAAAAACAAAATGGACGTTCATCCACCACGCCTGTTTGCCTGCTCCAACAAAACTGGCCAGTTCGTT ATTGAAGAGGTGCCTGGGGAGATGACACAAGAAGACCTGGCCCCAGATGATGTCATGCTCTTGGACACCTGGGAACAG ATCTTTGTTTGGATCGGAGGTGAAGCTCAtgaggaggagaagacagagggtaTTGCCTCAGGTAAGCAATG CTGTTCGTTACATAGAGACAGACCCTACCAAGCGGGACAGCAGTACACCCATAGTGAAGTTAAAGCAAGGTCATGA
- the LOC123994529 gene encoding gelsolin-like isoform X3 yields the protein MAHHPEFKRAGKKPGLQVWRVESLDLVAVPESLYGGFYSGDAYLVLNTIKQCSGHLQYDLHFWQGDDCTQDESGAAAIFTIQLDDYLGGKPIQYREVQGYESRTFSGYFKTGLKYMKGGVASGFKHVVSNEVKVQRMLQVRGRRVVRATEVAVSWDSFNQGDIFILDLGNEVYQWCGSKANNFEKLKATQVSKDIRDNERCGRAELYICDEGAECEKMLEILGPKPDLPEAKADDTNTDVSNRKLAKLYKVSNGDMGIDMVSSENPFSQNALESSDCFILDNGPNGRIFVWKGKDANKEERSAVMSAAEQFITKMGYPKHTQIQILPENGETPLFKQFFKIWCDADHTVGLGTAYVSNKIAKIKKVPFDASTLHHSDAMAAQHGMVDEGNGEKQIWRIEGADKVPVEPSTYGRFYGGDSYIILYNYQHGGRNGQVIYIWQGVDSSQDEIGASAILAAQLDDELGGGAVQVRVIQGKEPAHLMSLFGGQPMVVHQGGTSREGGQAQAADTQLFQVRSNPAGCTRAIEVDAAASNLNSNDVFVLVTPASSFIWVGKGTSDSEKHGAQKLSDRLGVSASELAEGEEAEDFWDALGGKADYRTSARLKNKMDVHPPRLFACSNKTGQFVIEEVPGEMTQEDLAPDDVMLLDTWEQVTSRGIVKVQPEPRSVAEHCRNAMKRTKVISYSTSLFGSEVKLMRRRRQRVLPQLFVT from the exons ATGGCGCACCATCCTGAGTTTAAGAGGGCCGGGAAGAAGCCTGGCCTCCAGGTGTGGAGAGTTGAGAGTCTGGACCTGGTGGCTGTGCCAGAGAGTCTGTACGGCGGGTTCTACTCAGGGGACGCATACCTTGTTCTTAATACCATTAAGCAATGTTCTGGGCATCTACAGTATGACCTTCACTTCTGGCAAG GAGATGACTGTACACAAGATGAGAGTGGAGCAGCAGCCATTTTTACCATCCAATTAGATGACTACCTGGGTGGCAAACCTATTCAGTACCGTGAGGTGCAGGGTTACGAGTCAAGAACATTTTCAGGCTACTTCAAAACTGGACTGAAGTACATG AAAGGGGGTGTGGCTTCAGGGTTCAAGCATGTGGTGTCCAATGAGGTTAAGGTGCAGCGTATGCTCCAGGTCAGGGGTCGGCGTGTGGTTCGAGCCACAGAGGTAGCAGTCAGTTGGGACAGCTTCAACCAGGGAGACATCTTTATCCTCGACCTGGGCAAC GAGGTCTATCAATGGTGTGGTTCCAAGGCCAATAACTTTGAGAAGCTGAAGGCCACTCAGGTGTCAAAGGATATCCGTGACAATGAACGATGTGGGCGGGCTGAGTTGTACATATGTGACGAGGGGGCAGAATGTGAGAAGATGCTGGAG ATTCTTGGACCCAAACCCGATTTGCCTGAGGCAAAAGCAGATGACACAAATACAGACGTGTCCAATAGAAAGCTGGCGAAATTATACAAG gTGTCTAATGGGGATATGGGCATTGATATGGTATCATCGGAGAACCCGTTTTCACAGAATGCCCTGGAGTCAAGTGATTGCTTTATCTTGGACAATGGCCCCAATGGCAGGATCTTTGTCTGGAAAG GTAAGGACGCTAACAAAGAGGAGAGAAGTGCAGTGATGAGTGCTGCCGAACAGTTTATCACAAAGATGGGCTACCCGAAACACACCCAGATCCAGATCCTACCTGAGAATGGGGAGACCCCTCTGTTCAAGCAGTTCTTCAAAATCTGGTGTGACGCGGACCATACAGTGGGGTTGGGAACCGCCTACGTGTCCAACAAAATCGCCAAGATCAAGAAGGTGCCCTTCGATGCTTCCACTCTCCATCACTCGGATGCCATGGCGGCTCAGCATGGGATGGTGGacgaggggaatggagagaagcAG ATCTGGCGTATTGAGGGAGCTGACAAGGTGCCTGTGGAGCCCTCCACTTACGGACGATTCTATGGGGGAGACAGCTACATCATCCTCTACAACTACCAGCATGGAGGCCGTAACGGACAGGTCATCTACATATG GCAAGGAGTGGATTCTAGCCAGGATGAAATTGGTGCCTCGGCCATCTTGGCTGCTCAGCTGGATGACGAGTTGGGAGGAGGGGCAGTACAG GTGCGGGTGATCCAGGGTAAGGAGCCTGCCCACCTCATGAGTCTTTTCGGGGGGCAGCCGATGGTAGTGCACCAGGGTGGTACCTCCAGAGAGGGTGGCCAGGCCCAGGCTGCAGACACACAGCTGTTCCAGGTGCGGTCCAACCCTGCTGGCTGCACACGTGCCATAGAG GTTGATGCTGCTGCCTCAAATCTGAACTCCAACGATGTCTTTGTGCTGGTGACCCCGGCATCCTCCTTCATATGGGTGGGAAAGGGGACAAGTGACAGTGAGAAACATGGAGCTCAAAAGCTAAGTGACCGTCTAGGGGTCTCAGCCTCAGAGCTGGCCGAGGGTGAAGAAGCAG aGGACTTTTGGGATGCTCTGGGAGGCAAAGCAGACTACCGTACCTCAGCCAGACTGAAAAACAAAATGGACGTTCATCCACCACGCCTGTTTGCCTGCTCCAACAAAACTGGCCAGTTCGTT ATTGAAGAGGTGCCTGGGGAGATGACACAAGAAGACCTGGCCCCAGATGATGTCATGCTCTTGGACACCTGGGAACAGGTGACTAGTAGAGGGATTGTCAAGGTGCAGCCAGAGCCACGTTCAGTAGCCGAACATTGTAGAAATGCCATGAAAAGAACCAAAGTGATTTCTTATTCCAC ATCTTTGTTTGGATCGGAGGTGAAGCTCAtgaggaggagaagacagagggtaTTGCCTCAG CTGTTCGTTACATAG